A single Brevundimonas sp. SL130 DNA region contains:
- a CDS encoding NfeD family protein, translated as MTVVADLYAAQPFWIWLAIGVLLLAVEAMFSTEWLLWPAVAAGLVAVMTAVGVRLGLPGEVAVFAVLTVIATLLSRRLIQKANPDGVDINDRDSRLIDQRARVVEAFIGGRGRVFVSGAEWPAVIEGEAPDVGEDVVVRGVSGSLLTVTPAI; from the coding sequence ATGACCGTCGTCGCCGATCTGTACGCCGCCCAGCCCTTCTGGATCTGGTTGGCCATCGGGGTTCTGCTGCTGGCTGTCGAGGCCATGTTCTCGACCGAATGGCTGTTGTGGCCGGCGGTTGCGGCCGGGCTGGTGGCTGTGATGACGGCGGTCGGTGTGCGGCTGGGCCTGCCGGGCGAGGTGGCGGTCTTCGCCGTCTTGACGGTCATCGCCACCCTGTTGTCGCGACGCCTGATCCAGAAGGCCAATCCGGACGGCGTGGACATCAACGACCGCGACAGTCGACTGATCGACCAACGGGCGCGCGTGGTGGAGGCCTTCATCGGCGGGCGGGGCCGGGTCTTCGTCTCCGGCGCCGAATGGCCGGCCGTGATCGAGGGCGAGGCGCCGGACGTGGGCGAGGATGTGGTGGTGCGCGGGGTCAGCGGCTCATTGCTGACGGTCACCCCCGCGATCTAA
- a CDS encoding SPFH domain-containing protein, producing MDVLTIFAGVLLFLAIALLFSVIKIVPQGREFTVERFGKYTKTLSPGIGFLTPFVERVGKRMNMMEQVLDVPTQEVITKDNAMVRVDGIVFIQVMDAARAAYRVDDLPYAISQLCMTNLRTVVGSMELDEVLSQRDSINTRLLHVIDAATEPWGVKVNRIEIKDLTPPTDVTNAMARQMKAERERRAVVTEADGEKQAAITRAEGAKQAAILESEGRKEAAFRDAEAREREAEAEARATTMVSEAIARGDVNAINYFVAQKYVEAFAELARSPQQRTVIVPAEMGTLVGTIAGIGEMVNLAKGQQQEPAPVKPAAPRRASVPPTA from the coding sequence ATGGACGTTCTCACCATCTTCGCCGGCGTGCTGCTGTTCCTGGCGATTGCGCTCTTGTTCAGCGTGATTAAGATCGTGCCGCAAGGCCGTGAATTTACGGTCGAACGCTTCGGCAAATATACCAAGACCCTGAGCCCCGGCATCGGCTTCCTGACCCCGTTCGTCGAGCGGGTCGGCAAGCGGATGAACATGATGGAGCAGGTTCTTGATGTGCCCACGCAGGAAGTCATCACCAAGGATAACGCCATGGTCCGGGTGGACGGCATCGTCTTCATCCAGGTGATGGACGCCGCCCGCGCCGCCTATCGGGTCGACGATCTGCCCTACGCCATTTCGCAGCTGTGCATGACCAATCTGCGCACCGTGGTCGGTTCGATGGAGCTGGATGAGGTGCTGAGCCAGCGCGACAGCATCAACACCCGTCTGTTGCACGTGATCGACGCGGCGACCGAGCCGTGGGGGGTGAAGGTCAACCGGATCGAGATCAAGGATCTGACCCCGCCGACCGACGTCACCAACGCCATGGCCCGCCAGATGAAGGCCGAGCGTGAGCGCCGGGCCGTGGTCACCGAGGCGGACGGCGAGAAACAGGCCGCCATCACTCGCGCCGAGGGCGCCAAACAGGCGGCCATCCTGGAATCCGAAGGCCGCAAGGAGGCCGCCTTCCGTGACGCCGAGGCGCGCGAACGCGAAGCCGAGGCCGAGGCCCGCGCCACCACCATGGTGTCGGAAGCCATCGCCCGTGGCGACGTGAACGCCATCAACTATTTCGTGGCGCAGAAATACGTCGAGGCCTTCGCCGAACTGGCCCGCAGCCCGCAACAGCGGACCGTCATCGTGCCCGCCGAAATGGGCACCCTGGTCGGCACCATCGCCGGCATCGGCGAGATGGTGAACCTGGCCAAGGGGCAGCAGCAGGAGCCGGCGCCGGTCAAGCCCGCCGCGCCCCGCCGTGCGTCCGTTCCGCCCACCGCCTGA